A single region of the Anomaloglossus baeobatrachus isolate aAnoBae1 chromosome 2, aAnoBae1.hap1, whole genome shotgun sequence genome encodes:
- the LOC142290580 gene encoding keratin, type II cytoskeletal 7-like — protein MSRSQRVSSSYGASSKGFSSASVGGGGSRLNINSSGQRGGASFRSASSGGFGGASGGGFGGAASGGGFGSRSLLNLGAGNSKISGAGFGFGSGAGGAGGGSRGFGGSGFGGGSALPSPGIVNVTINQSLLAPLSLEIDPNISVVKKEEREQIKTLNNKFASFIDKVRFLEQQNKVLETKWDLLQQQGGPSSTSSQKSNNEALFNAYINSLKSQLDSLQSNKGRLESELRNEQDRVEEFKRRYEDEINLRAASENEFVVLKKDVDAAYLGKVELEAKLNALNDEIAFLRALYEQELGDVKQAVSDISVILSMDNNRSLNLDDIIADMKAQFEDLANKSRAEAEDAYKNKFQQLQNAAGQQGDEVKNSKNEISQLNRQIQRLKAEIENVKKQIASLEIAIAEGEERGERAVSDARAKLAELEAALQRLKQEMARQLREYQELMNVKLSLDVEIATYRALLEGEESRISGEIVNQVNVSVVNSASGGGGGGGFSSGYGGGYSSSSASISSSGRQDTKHGAVKIISTTESLRASRPSNY, from the exons ATGAGTcggagtcaacgcgtttcaagctcATATGGAGCATCTTCCAAAGGCTTTAGCTCAGCCTCTGTAGGAGGGGGCGGCAGCAGGCTCAACATCAACTCTTCTGGACAACGTGGTGGCGCAAGTTTTCGTTCTGCATCTAGTGGAGGGTTTGGTGGTGCATCAGGCGGAGGGTTTGGTGGAGCTGCATCAGGCGGAGGGTTTGGTAGCAGAAGTCTTCTTAACCTTGGTGCTGGTAACAGTAAGATATCTGGTGCTGGTTTTGGATTTGGCTCAGGAGCAGGCGGAGCAGGCGGAGGAAGTAGAGGATTCGGTGGTTCTGGATTTGGTGGTGGTTCTGCCTTACCATCTCCAGGCATTGTTAATGTGACCATCAACCAAAGTCTCTTAGCTCCACTCTCTTTAGAAATTGATCCAAACATTTCAGTAgtcaagaaagaagaaagagaacaGATTAAGACCCTAAataacaagtttgcatcttttattgaCAAG GTTCGATTCCTTGAGCAACAGAATAAAGTTCTTGAGACCAAATGGGATCTGTTGCAACAACAAGGAGGTCCAAGCAGCACAAGCAGTCAAAAAAGTAACAATGAGGCTCTCTTTAATGCTTACATTAATTCATTGAAGAGTCAACTGGATAGCTTACAGAGTAACAAAGGTCGTCTTGAGTCAGAGCTACGTAATGAACAAGATCGGGTTGAGGAGTTTAAGCGCAG GTATGAGGATGAAATTAACCTCAGAGCCGCATCAGAGAATGAATTTGTTGTgctcaaaaag GATGTTGATGCAGCCTATCTGGGCAAGGTAGAGCTAGAAGCTAAATTAAATGCTCTGAATGATGAGATCGCCTTCCTGAGAGCCCTGTATGAACAG GAACTTGGTGATGTGAAGCAAGCAGTGTCCGACATCTCTGTCATTCTATCAATGGACAACAACAGGTCACTGAACCTCGATGATATCATCGCTGATATGAAGGCTCAATTTGAGGATTTGGCAAACAAGAGCAGAGCTGAAGCAGAAGACGCCTACAAGAACAAG TTTCAACAATTGCAAAATGCAGCTGGCCAGCAAGGAGATGAAGTAAAGAACTCCAAGAACGAGATTTCACAGCTTAACAGACAAATCCAAAGACTTAAGGCTGAAATTGAAAATGTTAAGAAACAG ATTGCCAGCCTTGAAATAGCCATTGCTGAGGGTGAGGAACGAGGAGAAAGAGCTGTAAGTGATGCCAGGGCTAAGCTGGCAGAACTGGAGGCCGCCCTGCAAAGACTGAAGCAAGAGATGGCCCGTCAACTCCGTGAATACCAGGAGCTGATGAATGTCAAGCTGTCTTTGGATGTTGAAATTGCCACCTACCGGGCCctgctggaaggagaggagagcag GATATCTGGAGAAATTGTTAATCAAGTCAATGTCT CGGTTGTGAACTCCGCATCCGGTGGTGGCGGCGGCGGTGGCTTCTCCTCCGGCTACGGAGGTGGTTATTCAAGCTCATCTGCTAGCATCTCCAGTTCTGGAAGACAAGATACAAAGCATGGAGCAGTGAAGATCATCTCCACAACTGAAAGCCTGAGGGCTTCGCGACCATCTAATTACTGA